One genomic region from Cyanobium usitatum str. Tous encodes:
- a CDS encoding class I SAM-dependent methyltransferase — translation MSTPLSSDLPLGYDLPLGYDLPLGYDLPLGYDLIVQQLIPGYASLARLAVALLAASPRAGSSGAAVLVAGCGTGAELVEARAQRPDWQLTAIDPSAEMLAASQERLGVESISWRQTTVEDLNADGCFAGALSVLVLQSLPDDGSKLAFLTALARSLEPGGQLVLVDLMAPERSALQSQVEAAWMGFQRASGLNADHHDLAPLTQGLHPIGEARLTALVNAAGFGDPARIFQALGYEGFLLQRRP, via the coding sequence GTGTCAACGCCCCTCAGTTCCGACCTGCCTCTTGGTTATGACCTGCCTCTTGGTTATGACCTGCCTCTTGGTTATGACCTGCCTCTTGGTTATGACCTGATAGTCCAGCAGCTGATTCCGGGATACGCCAGCCTGGCTCGACTGGCGGTTGCCCTGCTGGCTGCTTCGCCCCGGGCCGGCAGCTCTGGTGCAGCTGTGCTGGTGGCGGGCTGCGGCACCGGAGCAGAGCTGGTGGAGGCAAGGGCCCAGCGCCCGGACTGGCAGCTCACCGCAATCGATCCCTCCGCTGAGATGCTCGCGGCTTCTCAAGAGCGGCTGGGTGTCGAGTCGATCAGCTGGCGTCAAACCACGGTCGAGGACCTCAACGCCGACGGCTGTTTTGCTGGCGCCCTGTCCGTGCTGGTTTTGCAGTCCTTGCCAGACGATGGCAGCAAGCTTGCATTCCTTACGGCCCTTGCCCGCAGCCTTGAGCCTGGTGGCCAACTCGTGCTGGTTGATTTGATGGCGCCGGAGCGATCAGCCCTGCAAAGCCAGGTGGAGGCAGCCTGGATGGGTTTCCAACGGGCTAGTGGCCTCAACGCTGATCATCACGATTTGGCGCCTCTTACCCAAGGCCTCCATCCGATTGGTGAAGCGCGGCTAACGGCTCTGGTCAACGCGGCTGGCTTTGGAGATCCGGCCAGGATCTTTCAGGCTCTCGGCTATGAGGGCTTTCTGCTGCAACGCCGCCCCTGA
- a CDS encoding 2Fe-2S iron-sulfur cluster-binding protein has product MPTIRFEQEGQTVGCIEGANLRKAALDAGINPYKGLNNVNNCGGIGQCGTCVMEVIEGMQNLSPRSDVEEVYLSDRPANFRLSCRTSVNGDVTLRTKPTNAVGQGSNSLVGALKSLIGIK; this is encoded by the coding sequence GTGCCCACCATCCGTTTTGAACAGGAAGGCCAGACGGTCGGTTGCATCGAAGGTGCCAATCTCCGCAAGGCCGCCCTGGATGCGGGCATCAACCCATACAAAGGGCTCAACAACGTCAACAACTGCGGTGGCATCGGCCAGTGCGGCACCTGCGTTATGGAGGTGATCGAGGGCATGCAAAACCTTTCCCCCCGCAGCGATGTCGAAGAGGTTTACCTCTCTGATCGTCCAGCCAATTTCCGCCTCAGCTGCCGCACCAGCGTCAACGGCGACGTCACCTTGCGCACCAAGCCGACCAACGCCGTTGGCCAGGGTTCAAACAGCCTGGTGGGTGCCCTGAAGTCCCTAATCGGCATCAAATAA
- a CDS encoding Spx/MgsR family RNA polymerase-binding regulatory protein — protein sequence MKLYSYPRCSTCRKAIAWLTARHLAAETLDITEQPPSIAELEQALAQLGRQRLFNTSGQSYRALGAAAVQAMDDQAALAALAADGKLIKRPFLVANDGRILTGFKEPEWLDLLG from the coding sequence ATGAAGCTCTACAGCTATCCCCGCTGCAGTACCTGTCGTAAGGCAATCGCCTGGCTGACAGCCCGGCACCTAGCTGCCGAAACGCTGGACATCACCGAGCAGCCGCCCAGCATCGCCGAACTTGAGCAGGCCTTGGCCCAGCTTGGCAGGCAGCGCCTGTTCAATACCAGTGGGCAGAGCTATCGGGCCTTGGGAGCTGCTGCGGTGCAGGCCATGGACGACCAGGCCGCCCTGGCAGCGCTTGCCGCTGACGGCAAATTGATCAAGCGGCCTTTTCTGGTTGCAAACGACGGGCGCATCCTCACCGGCTTCAAGGAGCCGGAGTGGCTGGATCTTCTGGGCTAG